A stretch of DNA from Kazachstania africana CBS 2517 chromosome 3, complete genome:
CGAGCCACAGACcttattttccatttcttcacATTGTTTAGCGGTACTGTGATCTTGCCAATTTGGAGCATTTGCCCTCGTAAAAGCATGGGGACATAATTGTTCCACGAGCATTCCTTTGTTTGGATGTAGACTATTTAACAAGGCGTTGGCTTCCTTCGACCAATAAACAGACCCGTGCTGTTGGCAGGATCCTGAAATTGCAGAGACTTTGTTTAAAGGGAATGCTGCGGAAGCAAACTTTTTAAAAACTAAATCCACTGCTTCAATCCACATTGCAACTGGACATTCAACTACATCAGCATGGATGTAAACGCCATTGTTCGTGTTATATTGGGGAAGTTCGGTATCAAAATCAACATTCTGGGAAGTTACTATTTTCAGATCTTGATCTATGGCTAAGCATTTCAGTTGCTGGGTCGACAAATCAAACCCTAAAAAGTACGACTCTTCTTTGGTCATTTCTCGTTCACCTTTTGTACTTTTATTCGAGACGGTTGtaacttttattttaagGAACCAAATTACGCTCTATAAATAACTGTGGGGTTTATAACACGAAATGGGACAGGAACGatataaaaagaagaacttTTGGACTAGAAAATCAGATACCATCTATCAGGCGCTTTCTATGTTAGTATCCTCGAGCATCTTCGGTTATCTTGATCCTTATGACTTTACTATATCTTGTATCCTATTTCTGGAACAAAAGAAACTGCAAGATATGctgatttatttatataatgacTAAGCATATGGATGGTAATGGGTCATCTGAGAGCCTTTGAATTTTAACTTATTACTATAAGGTGTCTATCAAATGCAGCGAGTTTTTAATATCTTGTTTATCAAAAGAGCATTTTCGcttcatttcttttaagGAATAACATAATTACCATGAAAAGGTTAAAAGGAtattaaacaaaatattgacGAATCTTAACTATATTTATACATAAAAAATGCtctataattttttcttaccTATTGACGAGAATAATTGCTTTGACTTTATTGTGTGAGAGAGAACCTTCTtttttaaatgatttacATTTTGATTCACAGTATTCACGGTGTTAATTACAGTATTCTTCCGCGTTATATCTTCAGCGTTAGCATATGCTTCTCTAACATGtctattatttttgtattCTTCCATCAAGTAATCCTTATCCTCtttagaagatgattttaatGAGTAACTAATCCATGTTTGAATACCGGagtcaaattcattaagTTCCCCGTAATAATCCTTCAACTGTTGCAATTTAGAGTCGTTCGATATCTTACTGTTAATCAACTTatttaaattcaattcaGGTACAGTATTATCATGGTCGATCACTTTTGCTATTTGTTGTGAATTTGGTTCCGATATGCCAAGAATATCTGTATGATTGCTCCGAATCGATCTCTTGTCATTTTCAGACGTTATCGTCTTGTTAGAAtctattttcatcaattggttatcatttatttcttgCGTATCGCCATTATTCGGCAGAGGTGGTAAGTTATGATGGTTCGTTATTAATCCTGGAACGTTATAGATTGTACTATTATCGTATATTGTTTTAGTATCTCGTATTGTTTCCAATTCGTCTGTATCTATACCATCGGATGGGAATGCGTTCCAGGCACTCTCAATTTCAGAATACGTAGAGACAACTCTAGATTTCATACTCGATGGAGTTAGATCAATTAATTTACCGTCTTCATCATAAACGAAGCCTGGAGGGGCCTTGTTCGCACTTCCCTGGACGAAGCCCGACCTTAATCCATCTGTATCAGGTTTCCATTGGTTTAATTGCACTGAACCGGTCGAATTTATTGTTTCATTGTCATTACTTAGAGAACCTTTATCATCACTTTCAACCGTTGTAACAGATTTAGAGTCAGAATCATCATCTGATCCCTTCGAAGTCAAAATATCTTTATCAGAATCATTTATTGAGGCTTCTTGATCTTCAAGAGATTCCCTTCCTTTGCCACCACCGGCGCTTGAGATCGTGTCGTTATCATCATTGCTACTACTAGCTCTATCGTCACTTTTGTTACTactttcatcatcactatATCTAGCATTAATGCCataatcttcatcttcgtcACTTGAGTCAATGATAGATTCTCTTAGTTCTTTATTTGTAAACCGGAAATTATCTTCTTGGtcgttattttcttgataattgattgattttgTATAGGATAAGTTATCGTCCAGATCATTGCTCATATTAGTAATAGAATCCTCATCAGAAATTCCCTCCTGCTTGTAATCGTCATTGACAGTCTGTGgaattgataatatatcATCAACATCACCCTGATCAGTGTAGTTTTCCAaatctttctctttgaCAGCAGCTATTTGTAATTCAACATCTGGCTGCGAGTCTgctattgaatttgaatcagGTATGTCATGCACATCTTCCTCTTTAGCCATGGATATTTGTAATTCGACACCTTGCTGCGAGTCTGCTACTGAGTTTGCATCATCTATGTCATGTAGATCCTCTTCATCGACTTTTTCAGTAGGTTCGAGACTAGGTTCTCTTGGGGTCACGTACTGAGCAGTTGTACTTTCAGATTCTACACTATCCTTGTCTGCAACCCGAGGATTCGCATGATCTTCTTGTTCATGTACATCAGAATCcacaaaattattatagTAACCAGTCCTTGATACtgtaaattcttcttcgataTAATCCGACAGATCTGAATTtctatcttcattttcatctaaGAAAGCACCCTGAGCCTCCTTCGGGGTCATTTCCATAGATATTTGTGCCATCAAATCATCCAAATCATCATTCACACTTCTATTCTTCTTATCACTTGagtaatttaattttggtAACTTCGGTAGTTCTGATTCGAtgccttcttcttccttaaCGGATTCATCTGAGGAATCCCAGTCCCCACCATCATAGCTTGCATGTGAGGCACTCGCCCATCTGTAAGACTTGCGTCTTCCAACATTCTCACTACTCATTTCTCACCTCACTTTCGCGATATCTATATGATGtttaccattattataGGTACTTCTCATCACATACATTTTTTAACTCTCTATAAAAAAGCGATTTTGGCAAAGAGGCTGATCCGGGTATCGTGCCTAAATATAATGACAGCACTAAAATAATACAtacgtatatatatctaATGAATGATATTATGCTCTTTTCTTGCGGAAATATTCACCCAATTTGATAGTTATTGGTAATAGAACACTATTCAGAACGATCCATGCAATGAGGACGCCGTAATTTCTGCCCATGTTACGTTTGGAAACGTCAAGGAAAATGACTTTGAACAGAGCCACAGCATTGTATAACGGCATCATATACCCATACCGGTAGAAATTACTCGTGAGTACCATTGGATAAAATGAGGgagaaatattcaaaatgatcCACGACATGAGCCACAGGGATAAAAATTCTGGGTATCCAGCAACCAAGATGTTGAGGACATTTTCGTTTGCTCCCCCCACGGCAGTCATGACCAACCACATTGTCATCCAGTAAACAATAAATCCTGCTTTACCGAACGCCAAAGTGAAATCGATCTGAAATATGGCTGATATTGtacaaaaatataatgataGGAAGAGGTAAGTTGTCCATGACATGACTAACCTATACAGAATGGTATGTTTGAGTCCCAAGTATCTGGCAATCTCCGCGTGCAAGGCTCCAAAGAGACTCAGTTGAAAGACAGTCAATATcagagaaaaaatcaaaccAACTTGCAAAGGAGCTAATAAGTTTCTATCATAAAATGGCCTATAATCAATATAATTAGCAGCAAAGTTCCCCACTGTTGCCCAGTTCATGGATGAATGTACTTGCAATCGTCCATCGCCATTGATagtcaaattttgaattaagGAGGGTAGGTATTGATCGGTGTAAAATGTTTGGAAAGTGGTGAACAAATCTGTCATAACGATCAACATTTGAGATTTCAGACTAGACCCATCTCTTGCAGATTCGTAAATTATATCGTAAAACTTCTGTGATTGAAATTGCAAcgaagaatttgatgaacTTAGAGAGGCTATTATCCTTTCTGTAACGTTTGGTTTTGCATGAAGGGCGAACCAGTAATCTTCATCGTAAATTAACTTCAGTAACCTTGGTGAAATTTCCTGTGTAGATGTTAAATTGTATCTTTGCATGAACTGTGAGGTATTGTACATATGCCATGTGCCCTTAGCACTGTTTTCAATTATACCAGGGAGATTCGCATTCAATGATGTGTAGCTGTGTATGTCATTTTGTGACATGGTGatattatcatcttcaatgaCTGCTACTATATTTATCTTGTGATAAAATTTCGACGTCTTATATGTAGCACCCCAGTATATTGAACAAACAGAGATACAGACACATGCTAGTATCAAACTGACGATTAAGAATCgcaacaaaattttcttgagaTGGTCGTTCCTAAACTTCTTTGAAAACAAGCCTCTATCAATGGCGTCTCCATCCTCTTTATAGTCAActtcatcctcatcatcttcgtcatcatcaatatCCCGTGCTTGGACTTCGAAAGCATGCGATGCACTAGAATACACCCTGCCCATGGCGTTCGTTACTGACAAATCCTCTTCATCCATGTTGCCTAGGTGTTTTCCAAATTGACTTATACCACAGCTCAACTACactaaatatatatatatatataaataaatgaGTATCAGCTGTCAAACACAAAGTGGAAGAAAAGCTCTTCTCAGAGAGAATCAAGTGGCTTGCAGAAGGCGGCTGTGAAAAATCGGCACTATCACAAGGCCTTGTTCCTCATCAATTACGTAATCGCCGGCCATATCATTGGCAGCACATCGTAATGTTCAACAGATGCATACTTTGATACGCTGGAAACAGTGGATGACAACCACTCTTTAGCTATACAAGAGACTTACCGTCATTGCCTCTCGCCAGAGAAGATGCTGGTGGTGCTTTCAAGATGCAGATTGTCGTTTAACCCCATTGGACAACCCTAACGAACTGCTTAGGGCTAGGAAGCATAATCACGTGATTGTACACACGTGATCACCTGAAAATTAACAGCATCTGTTTAAACCTCGCTGTGGCTTCCAATATGGAaagtagaaaatttttggtgaAATCTCGAAGAGTTGAACAAAGTTCATAAGGTGCCAGTGAGGTCTACATAAGTCAGAATGCCCTCTATGACAGTCCAAACGGTCTCCGATGCTTTAATTGCTCGTTTACTGGGCGCTAGCGAGTTTGATTCCGGTAATAGCGTCGTCGATTTGGCTTTAAATCTGCATTTTCGCATATATTTCCATCTGTTCAATGGTACTTTGCAGACTGAAACAATAAAGATCCTGTTAACCCATTGTGATTCTCTCCAGACAACATTGAATTCCTCAATTGCATTCGTCAACACCCCAGACTGTTTCAATTTACTCCAGAAAACGCTTTACAATATGCTGGCTGTATTATATTTCCACTATGGTTACGATCACATAGCTACGGTCCAAAAAAACTTGACTAAGTCTAAGAAGATCATAATCGACAATTACTCCTTTTTCATCGACTTTCTCAATTTAGAAAATCTGTACTACACGAAGGTTAGCTCAAAGAGCCCCATAACTTCAGATGATTTACTCTCCATACTCGACTACATCCCAATCAAGTCTTACGGGTTGACTCATTACTATCTAGAATTGATAGCCTGTGCAAATGGAACCCAATTAAAACAGAATGGCTCACCTCTCATTTGTTATGTCTCAATCTTAGGTAACAATAAGAACTTGCAAAATTATAATGACGAATTTGTGTCAATAGGTAAGGAGATCTTGCAAAATTCTCATTTCCCCAAATCTACCGAATCCACTGACTTTAAATTAGAAcagtttaattttttcttacaATACTATTTACCCAAAATCAAAcaatatgaaaatattttaccaAAATGGCAAGATTTCATTATACAATCCATGAGTAAGAGTTTCCAAAATATCACAGTGGCTAAGACTGCCatgatctttttcaatttaattGACAACAAAGTTGAATCCATActaaatttcaataactttatCAGATATAACGGtaaattaaatcaattgaataatgaaaGTGATAATGGGAAGCAACAACTTGATCTCTATGATATCGTCGCCTTAGTGGATTCTTACCGTTTCATTCTAAATTCTACCACGTCCGCTGATTCCATAggtaatatttttgatttcgaTGACATAGTCAAAGAACTGCGTAATAAGctattctttctttatgaacatttcaaaatttcattaaatgataaaaattcaataaaattaacTTTTACAAAAATCAGATTACCAAAATCAgtgtcaaaaattttatctgATTCATGGGAAACTttatatcaaatcaatagTAATGATCTAAAACAATTGATTTCTAATgatttaatattttatctttcaaaCGCATTATCATTACATTCAAACGATTCTTTACTTTTTTATTATGCTTACACTTTGGCTCAGCAAAGGAATATTGACCATtgcatcaaatttttagagACTAAAGTCCTTATCAAAAATCCCAACCATTTCAAAGCTTGGCATCTTCTTGCCCTCTGCCATtcaatcaaagaaaataaggaATCTTcttataaaattataatatCAATCATAGACACCATAGAAAATCACAGTAACGCAATTAATAAGCTCTCATATGAAACAAAAtggaatttgataaattttaaaattactCAGATATATCTTATAAAGgatatatttggaaatttcGAGGCATTAGATCAATTGCCAGATTTATTCACAACGTTTAATAGTTTATTCGGCGAAACTATCAAGAAAACAGAAACAAACATTACTCATTCATTTAGCCAGTCTAAGGAATATCTTTTACAGATGATATGGTTATTGGCTGCTGAATTATACATGAGTTCTTCAGATTTGCCCAACGCAAAACAGGCCATCGAGGAATCCATGAAACTGAATATGGAGAATAAAAGCTTCAGGAATCTCAATTGCGATATTATTAAAGCAAAATATTCAACTTTGATAGGTGATGCTAACGAGGCACAAGCTGGCTTTGAATCCGTTTTATATcatgatattttgaatttggatGCCTTAGTCGGATTATCGAAATTGGTGTTCCCAGATGATGATACCACTGCCAATCACCTCAAACTAACGACTATCGAAGATGTCAAAAAGCTGCAGATCAAATTGACATTTGTTGACAAAACTGACAAGGCTGCCGCCCATGCAAGGATGAAACTACTATTGGAAAACTCTACACTGGATTCCATCGATTGTTATTTTTCACCCGAAATATGGTGGTACCTTTCATTAATATAcgaaatttcatcaaataaaGATTTCTATGAAGAAGCTCTCTTAAATTGTGTGAAAAATTACGAAACTAACCCAATTAGGTcctttaaattttcaaatttctaaaaatttcatgtatatatctatatatatttctgAATCGTACAGCATTTTTagtagaaaatttattcaatctTCCTAATATTATATTGACTGTAATGcaatttgtttatttaAAAACTAATTCTTTAATGCTGCTTCCCTTCTCTCAACCACTTTCCTGACAAACCTTAGTATGAAAGGATTTAAAATAGCGTTAATAACTACGTATGCCACCAAAATACCATAGTTTCTTCCCAATTTATACCTAGAAAGGTCCATGAAAATGACTCTGTATATGTCTATAGCATTATGCATTGGCATTGCATAACCATAACGATAAAAAGTGTCATCAAGTGCCATAGAAAAAATCGTTGGCGCTATATTCAACATAGTAAAGCCTAAAATCCACATACCTGtaaaatatcttctataTGAAAAGATAATACTAATCACATTTTCATGAATACCAGCAACAGCGAACATATATAGCCACGTCGTCATCCAGTATATAATGAACCCGGCTTTACCAAAGGCCCTTGTGAAATCAACTTGGAATATGGCACTTACTGTACAAATGAACAATGACACAAGAAAGCAGGTCAAACAGTTTAGGAACCACCTAAAGAAGATGGCATTAtttggtttcaaaatttgtgCCATTCTGGCGTGAACAGATCCATATATCATGAATAGGAAAACGGTCAGAGTCATTGTATAAATAGGGCCCACTTGTGCAGGTCCATACAAAATACGGTCATAAAAGGGTCTATAATCCAGATAgtcaaatttcatttgtgATGCATAAGATAGCTTAGTATAATTTAATGGAGTTTCTATTGtgatattattcaaaaattgaggCAAATATTGGCTAGAATAATATTGTTGGAAATAAGTCTCCAATTCCGTTATAAGAGGGACGATAAACCCTATAATATTGATAGGATCACGTCCACTCTCATATGTTGACTGAAAACATGAACTCGAATTGAATAAGGATGTACTTTTGTTATTTGTTAATGAGTCAAATAAAGTCCTGGTGACGTTTGGTTGTACATTTAGagatacaaaaaatttttcgtCATATATGAGACTTTGTACCTTCtcatttatttcttcaacagtGGTgacattatatttttcttgaaaagttGAGGTATTGTACACATGCCACTGTCCAGGCACTTCGTTTATACTACTCTGTAGATACGAGGTCATCGGTACCACCGGCAAGCTACTATCTACTATATCATCCTGAATAACAGCCAGAATCCTAACTTTGTGATAGTAGCCTGTTGCATTATAGGTTGTGCCCCAgaataaaacaaaaatagtCATAATGAATGTACATAATACTCCATTCGTTAAAAGAAATCTCAGTAAAACTCTCTTTCTATTTTCATATAATCTTGGGGAAAATAAACTGGTTTTGGTTTTCTGTAAACTTTGCAATTCTTCTGTTTGCTCCTgtgttttattttcattagcATCTCCTATCTTATCCTTCTGATTTCTGGTAAAAGGTTTTGGACTGTATTCCTGGTCTGTATTTGCCACACTTACCTCCGAAGAGGCTCCACTATCAAAGGAATTGGCGGAACTAGATTGATCAGACTCCATGAATATCCTAATAACTTAAAGCTGCGTCGAAAACTGGCTGAACCTCTCGAAGTTTCCTATACGTAGCTAGCCTTTTCGAATTTTATAATAGATTTTTTTGCCAAGCGATGGTAAGGCTAGAGCAATTCCAAAagtaaacaaaaatatgatgTTGATGACAATGGTCTGTTGAGGATATATATcactttacaaaattttttaaaccACAATTACCTTTTAAATGACATATAATATAACTCTACTCCGCTTATCTAATCTacaatataaaaatcaTCCAATTGTTCTTTCTGCTTATTAAGAATTTCCTTTTCCTATTATTGCCGTGTGCCTTTCTTGGCAAAAGATAaggccaaaaaaaaaaaatttctataaACGTAAATGACACAATTGAGTATTATATAGAGgcaaaataattcaaaactTTATGCATTGAATTGCCGTTTGGATTAAACTGTACTTATTTAGTACCATCTTTGACGGCTTTTGCTGCTGCCATTTCCCTTGAACGCAATGTCTTACCCacaaattttattataaatgGACATAATGTGGTATTTATAACAATCCAGGCAACTAGAATACCGTAGTTTCTTCCCATCTTATGTCTTgaagtattgaaaaatatcactctcaaaatatcaataatattatgCAACGGCATAGCATAACCGTAACGATAGAAATTACTGTCCAAAGCCATTGTAAAATAGGATGGTCCCAGGTTTAAAATAATGAAGGTTATCATCCATATAGGAATAAAAGGCGGTCTGACTAACAAAATCAGACTAACAACATTTTCGGTTGCACCTGCACATGAAAACATGTACAACCAATTTGACATCCAATAAATGATGAACCCTGCTCTACCAAAGGCAAGAGTAAAATCAACTTGATAAATAGCCGAAACGGTGCAAATGAATAGTGACAAAACCATACAATTCAATGCAGTTATGCAAAACCTGTAGACAAACATGTATCTTGGCTGCAAAACCCTTGCCATTTCTGCATGGGCGGGtccaaaaataaagaactGGAAGGCAGTTAATACTAAAGTGTAAACAGGTCCGAATTGGGTAGTGCAGAATAAGATTATCGCATAGAATTTCCGATAATCTGTGAAGGTGAACGTCATTTGTCCCGCTTCAGGAACTCTTGTTATATTAAGTGAATTATCTGCTATAGATGTAATGTTTGCTAGAAACTGTGGAAAGTATGTAGAAGTATAGTAAGTTCCAAAATCTGATTCCAGCGTTTGTACGTGTGTTAAAATCCACTTTTTGAGATTCACAGGATCTCTACCAGATTCATAAATTGCCTCGAAATAGGCACTTGGTAAAAATGTGTCTGAACTGTTTTCAAAGAGAGCCTTATACAATTGCAGTGTCACATTTGGCTGCACATTAAGGGAGACAAAGTATTTCTCCTGATAAATTAGGTCCGTTATCCTTACGTTTATTTCTTCAGTTGTATTAACATGAAACTTTTCGCTGAAAGTTGAGGTATTGTAAATATGCCAGTTTCCTGGAATCTTAGAAATTAAAGATGGAATTATGTCGGTCATTGGAATGACTGGAATGATGGATTGGTCGACGATATCATCTTGAATGACCGCTAAGTAGTTGACCTTATCAAAATGAGAATCTGATTTGTATACATTGCCCCaaaatatagaaaataaaataaaaataacgCAGGCAAAGGTCAAGTTGATGAAACAAAACTCGAGAATTACCTTTTTTCTTTCGtcttttaatcttttaGAAAAAAGCGTAGTTTTGCTCCTACTTAGCGACGCCATCTTATTAGACAATGAGGCAGCTACACTTCTGACATCAGTTGTTGTGCGAGACAGGTCCAGTTCTGATTGGGAAGATTGTTGATCATCTTCGATATCACTTATTGGTATATCCTTACTAGCACCATGGGTCCTAGctgataaaaatgatagaGCATCTGAATAAACAGTCTTTGAGTCATTTTGCTCCTCAAAATCTTCTCTATAATCTTCTGTGTATGCCAAATTTGTATAGTTCATTTCCTGTTGCATAATTTCGGTTTCTACCAGTGGGTATGCGTCTGATCTTATATTTGGATGGTTTGAAAGACCTGATGACCGTCtcatcttttcttcatcgtTACCAGTAGAGTACTTTCTTCGGTTGGTATTCGACATTTTTACAAGACCAAACTATACTATTTTGCTGTTTTTTAAACAATGTTCCAGCAAGGGAGACATACACtaatatattattgaatgctTAAACGGTTCCTTACTTGAAACCTTTATATAATGGCTTGCTCTAGTTTTTAATGTAGAAGATAGATTGGGATAAAATTTCCTAAAAGCTCGCTTAGTAAAAAAACAGTAAACGGCGACGCGCTCGCTAAATAAAGACATTCACATGAGAACGCCGTACCATTGGACAGCTTAGAAATAACGAGTTGACTAAGGGCAAGACAGTGGAATTTAGCTGCCACCGGAGCATTGAAGCTCATACAAGAGAAACTTATCATGTATTATATAATCTGAAAGGAATAGGATGGTACTTTCATCTTAGGACCACCACCAGATACAGTATTTGCTTCATGGGGAGTATAGGTACAGGAGCAAAACCATCGCAATACCTTACCAACTCCgtaaaaaaa
This window harbors:
- the FYV8 gene encoding Fyv8p (similar to Saccharomyces cerevisiae FYV8 (YGR196C); ancestral locus Anc_5.145), producing the protein MSSENVGRRKSYRWASASHASYDGGDWDSSDESVKEEEGIESELPKLPKLNYSSDKKNRSVNDDLDDLMAQISMEMTPKEAQGAFLDENEDRNSDLSDYIEEEFTVSRTGYYNNFVDSDVHEQEDHANPRVADKDSVESESTTAQYVTPREPSLEPTEKVDEEDLHDIDDANSVADSQQGVELQISMAKEEDVHDIPDSNSIADSQPDVELQIAAVKEKDLENYTDQGDVDDILSIPQTVNDDYKQEGISDEDSITNMSNDLDDNLSYTKSINYQENNDQEDNFRFTNKELRESIIDSSDEDEDYGINARYSDDESSNKSDDRASSSNDDNDTISSAGGGKGRESLEDQEASINDSDKDILTSKGSDDDSDSKSVTTVESDDKGSLSNDNETINSTGSVQLNQWKPDTDGLRSGFVQGSANKAPPGFVYDEDGKLIDLTPSSMKSRVVSTYSEIESAWNAFPSDGIDTDELETIRDTKTIYDNSTIYNVPGLITNHHNLPPLPNNGDTQEINDNQLMKIDSNKTITSENDKRSIRSNHTDILGISEPNSQQIAKVIDHDNTVPELNLNKLINSKISNDSKLQQLKDYYGELNEFDSGIQTWISYSLKSSSKEDKDYLMEEYKNNRHVREAYANAEDITRKNTVINTVNTVNQNVNHLKKKVLSHTIKSKQLFSSIGKKKL
- the KAFR0C06240 gene encoding SNG1 family protein (similar to Saccharomyces cerevisiae SNG1 (YGR197C) and YJR015W; ancestral locus Anc_5.143), coding for MDEEDLSVTNAMGRVYSSASHAFEVQARDIDDDEDDEDEVDYKEDGDAIDRGLFSKKFRNDHLKKILLRFLIVSLILACVCISVCSIYWGATYKTSKFYHKINIVAVIEDDNITMSQNDIHSYTSLNANLPGIIENSAKGTWHMYNTSQFMQRYNLTSTQEISPRLLKLIYDEDYWFALHAKPNVTERIIASLSSSNSSLQFQSQKFYDIIYESARDGSSLKSQMLIVMTDLFTTFQTFYTDQYLPSLIQNLTINGDGRLQVHSSMNWATVGNFAANYIDYRPFYDRNLLAPLQVGLIFSLILTVFQLSLFGALHAEIARYLGLKHTILYRLVMSWTTYLFLSLYFCTISAIFQIDFTLAFGKAGFIVYWMTMWLVMTAVGGANENVLNILVAGYPEFLSLWLMSWIILNISPSFYPMVLTSNFYRYGYMMPLYNAVALFKVIFLDVSKRNMGRNYGVLIAWIVLNSVLLPITIKLGEYFRKKRA
- the YPP1 gene encoding Ypp1p (similar to Saccharomyces cerevisiae YPP1 (YGR198W); ancestral locus Anc_5.142) codes for the protein MPSMTVQTVSDALIARLLGASEFDSGNSVVDLALNLHFRIYFHLFNGTLQTETIKILLTHCDSLQTTLNSSIAFVNTPDCFNLLQKTLYNMLAVLYFHYGYDHIATVQKNLTKSKKIIIDNYSFFIDFLNLENLYYTKVSSKSPITSDDLLSILDYIPIKSYGLTHYYLELIACANGTQLKQNGSPLICYVSILGNNKNLQNYNDEFVSIGKEILQNSHFPKSTESTDFKLEQFNFFLQYYLPKIKQYENILPKWQDFIIQSMSKSFQNITVAKTAMIFFNLIDNKVESILNFNNFIRYNGKLNQLNNESDNGKQQLDLYDIVALVDSYRFILNSTTSADSIGNIFDFDDIVKELRNKLFFLYEHFKISLNDKNSIKLTFTKIRLPKSVSKILSDSWETLYQINSNDLKQLISNDLIFYLSNALSLHSNDSLLFYYAYTLAQQRNIDHCIKFLETKVLIKNPNHFKAWHLLALCHSIKENKESSYKIIISIIDTIENHSNAINKLSYETKWNLINFKITQIYLIKDIFGNFEALDQLPDLFTTFNSLFGETIKKTETNITHSFSQSKEYLLQMIWLLAAELYMSSSDLPNAKQAIEESMKLNMENKSFRNLNCDIIKAKYSTLIGDANEAQAGFESVLYHDILNLDALVGLSKLVFPDDDTTANHLKLTTIEDVKKLQIKLTFVDKTDKAAAHARMKLLLENSTLDSIDCYFSPEIWWYLSLIYEISSNKDFYEEALLNCVKNYETNPIRSFKFSNF
- the KAFR0C06253 gene encoding SNG1 family protein, yielding MESDQSSSANSFDSGASSEVSVANTDQEYSPKPFTRNQKDKIGDANENKTQEQTEELQSLQKTKTSLFSPRLYENRKRVLLRFLLTNGVLCTFIMTIFVLFWGTTYNATGYYHKVRILAVIQDDIVDSSLPVVPMTSYLQSSINEVPGQWHVYNTSTFQEKYNVTTVEEINEKVQSLIYDEKFFVSLNVQPNVTRTLFDSLTNNKSTSLFNSSSCFQSTYESGRDPINIIGFIVPLITELETYFQQYYSSQYLPQFLNNITIETPLNYTKLSYASQMKFDYLDYRPFYDRILYGPAQVGPIYTMTLTVFLFMIYGSVHARMAQILKPNNAIFFRWFLNCLTCFLVSLFICTVSAIFQVDFTRAFGKAGFIIYWMTTWLYMFAVAGIHENVISIIFSYRRYFTGMWILGFTMLNIAPTIFSMALDDTFYRYGYAMPMHNAIDIYRVIFMDLSRYKLGRNYGILVAYVVINAILNPFILRFVRKVVERREAALKN
- the KAFR0C06256 gene encoding SNG1 family protein, which translates into the protein MSNTNRRKYSTGNDEEKMRRSSGLSNHPNIRSDAYPLVETEIMQQEMNYTNLAYTEDYREDFEEQNDSKTVYSDALSFLSARTHGASKDIPISDIEDDQQSSQSELDLSRTTTDVRSVAASLSNKMASLSRSKTTLFSKRLKDERKKVILEFCFINLTFACVIFILFSIFWGNVYKSDSHFDKVNYLAVIQDDIVDQSIIPVIPMTDIIPSLISKIPGNWHIYNTSTFSEKFHVNTTEEINVRITDLIYQEKYFVSLNVQPNVTLQLYKALFENSSDTFLPSAYFEAIYESGRDPVNLKKWILTHVQTLESDFGTYYTSTYFPQFLANITSIADNSLNITRVPEAGQMTFTFTDYRKFYAIILFCTTQFGPVYTLVLTAFQFFIFGPAHAEMARVLQPRYMFVYRFCITALNCMVLSLFICTVSAIYQVDFTLAFGRAGFIIYWMSNWLYMFSCAGATENVVSLILLVRPPFIPIWMITFIILNLGPSYFTMALDSNFYRYGYAMPLHNIIDILRVIFFNTSRHKMGRNYGILVAWIVINTTLCPFIIKFVGKTLRSREMAAAKAVKDGTK